A DNA window from Pogona vitticeps strain Pit_001003342236 chromosome 2, PviZW2.1, whole genome shotgun sequence contains the following coding sequences:
- the LOC110082643 gene encoding transitional endoplasmic reticulum ATPase encodes MPATGGDSKGEDYSTAILRQKHRPNRLIVDESANEDNSVVNLTQAKMEELHLFRGDTVLLKGKKRRETVCIVLTDDSCHSEKIRMNRVTRNNLRVRLGDVVSVQACPDVKYGKRIHVLPIDDTIAGLTGNLFEVYLKPYFLEAYRPVHKGDIFLVRGGMRAVEFKVVEVDPSPHCIVAPDTIIHCEGEPIKREDEEESLNDVGYDDIGGCRKQLAQIKEMVELPLRHPALFKAIGVKPPRGILLYGPPGTGKTLVARAVANETGAFFFLINGPEIMSKLAGESESNLRKAFEEAEKNAPAIIFIDELDAIAPKREKTHGEVERRIVSQLLTLMDGLKQRSHVVVMAATNRPNSIDPALRRFGRFDREIDIGIPDSVGRLEILQIHTKNMKLADDVDLERVANETHGHVGADLAALCSEAALQAIRKKMSVIDLEDDTIDADILNSMAVTMDDFQWALGQSNPSALRETVVEVPQVCWDDIGGLQEVKRELQELVQFPVEYPDKFLKFGMTPSRGVLFYGPPGCGKTLLAKAIANECQANFVSIKGPELLTMWFGESEANVRDVFDKARQAAPCILFFDELDSIAKARGGGAGDGGGAADRVINQILTEMDGMTNKKTVFIIGATNRPDIIDPAILRPGRLDQLIYIPLPDEKSRVAILQANLRKSPVAKDVDLNYLAKITHGFSGADLTEICQRACKLAIREAIEMEIKAERERQRHKYAAMDDDYDPVPEIRRDHFEEAMRFARRSVSDNDIRKYEMFAQTLQQSRGFGNFRFPSGKQGSSGGGGSSSGGGSGSGQGGLFQEEGDDDLYN; translated from the exons GCCAAGATGGAAGAGCTGCACTTGTTCCGGGGGGACACCGTGCTGCTGAAGGGAAAGAAACGCCGGGAGACGGTGTGCATCGTGCTCACAGATGACTCCTGCCACAGTGAGAAGATTCGCATGAACCGGGTAACCCGGAACAACCTCCGTGTGCGTCTTGGAGATGTGGTCAG TGTGCAGGCCTGTCCAGATGTGAAGTATGGAAAGCGAATCCATGTCCTCCCCATCGATGATACTATCGCAGGCTTGACTGGCAACCTCTTTGAAGTTTACCTCAAACCCTATTTTCTGGAGGCCTACCGACCTGTGCACAAAG GTGACATTTTCCTTGTGCGAGGTGGAATGAGGGCTGTGGAGTTTAAGGTTGTTGAGGTAGATCCGAGCCCCCACTGCATCGTGGCTCCCGACACCATTATCCACTGTGAGGGCGAGCCCATCAAGCgggag GACGAAGAGGAGAGCCTCAACGATGTTGGCTACGATGACATTGGGGGCTGCCGTAAACAGCTGGCACAGATCAAGGAGATGGTGGAGCTCCCGCTGAGACACCCAGCGCTCTTTAAAGCTATTGGTGTGAAG cCTCCACGAGGGATTCTACTTTATGGCCCACCCGGCACTGGGAAAACGCTGGTGGCCCGTGCGGTTGCCAATGAAACAGGAGCCTTTTTCTTCCTGATCAATG GCCCAGAGATCATGAGCAAACTGGCTGGGGAGTCAGAAAGCAACTTGCGCAAAGCTTTTGAAGAAGCGGAGAAGAATGCTCCAGCCATCATCTTCATTGATGAGCTGGATGCCATTGCTCCTAAGAGGGAGAAG ACCCATGGGGAAGTAGAACGGCGTATCGTCTCCCAGCTGCTCACCCTCATGGACGGTCTCAAACAGCGCTCCCACGTGGTAGTCATGGCAGCTACCAATCGACCTAACAGTATTGACCCTGCCTTGCGGCGCTTTG GGCGCTTTGACCGAGAAATTGACATTGGGATCCCAGATTCAGTGGGAAGGCTGGAAATCTTGCAGATTCATACCAAGAACATGAAACTGGCTGATGATGTGGACCTAGAGAGG GTGGCCAACGAGACGCACGGGCACGTGGGTGCTGATCTGGCAGCATTGTGTTCAGAGGCAGCGCTCCAGGCCATCCGCAAGAAGATGAGTGTCATCGATCTGGAGGATGACACCATTGACGCTGACATCCTCAACTCCATGGCTGTCACCATGGATGACTTCCAG TGGGCCCTTGGCCAAAGCAACCCTTCAGCCCTGCGTGAGACGGTCGTGGAGGTGCCCCAAGTCTGCTGGGATGATATCGGGGGTCTGCAGGAAGTCAAACGGGAGCTCCAGGAGCTGGTTCAG TTCCCTGTGGAGTATCCTGACAAGTTCCTGAAGTTTGGAATGACGCCATCCCGAGGGGTGCTCTTCTATGGACCCCCCGGCTGTGGCAAGACCCTGCTGGCCAAGGCCATCGCTAATGAATGCCAGGCCAACTTTGTCTCCATCAAGGGCCCCGAACTGCTCACCATGTGGTTTGGAGAGAGTGAGGCCAACGTCCGGGATGTCTTTGACAAG GCCCGGCAGGCGGCTCCCTGCATCCTCTTTTTTGATGAGCTGGACTCCATTGCCAAGGCCCGGGGTGGCGGAGCAGGGGATGGAGGGGGTGCCGCGGACCGTGTCATCAACCAGATCCTCACGGAAATGGACGGCATGACCAACAAGAAGACTGTGTTCATCATAGGCGCCACCAACAG ACCAGACATCATTGACCCGGCCATCCTCCGCCCAGGGCGCCTGGACCAGCTGATCTACATCCCCTTGCCTGATGAGAAATCTCGCGTAGCTATCCTCCAAGCCAACTTGCGAAAGTCGCCTGTCGCCAAG GATGTGGACTTGAATTACCTTGCGAAGATCACACATGGCTTCTCGGGAGCAGATCTCACAGAAATCTGCCAGCGTGCCTGCAAGCTTGCCATCCGTGAGGCCATTGAGATGGAGATCAAAGCAGAGCGGGAACGCCAGCGTCATAAATATGCTGCCATG GATGATGATTACGACCCTGTACCAGAGATTCGACGTGACCACTTTGAGGAAGCAATGCGCTTCGCACGCCGTTCGGTCAGTGATAATGACATTCGCAAGTACGAGATGTTTGCCCAGACGTTACAACAGAGCCGTGGCTTTGGCAACTTCAG GTTTCCTTCTGGAAAGCAGGGCAGCAGTggtggaggcggcagcagcagtggaggcGGCAGTGGCAGTGGCCAAGGAGGCCTTTTCCAGGAGGAGGGCGATGATGATCTCTACAACTGA
- the PTGER1 gene encoding prostaglandin E2 receptor EP1 subtype: protein MFAIHPSNASQAPPATRQVNVSSSNMGLEKMPANDSSAAAPIFSMTLGVVSNIVALVILVQSYARFRRRSKATFLLFASSLVITDLAGHVIPGSFVLRLYATRRGWAAMDPSGALCQFFGASMVFFGLCPLFLGFIMAVERCVGITRPLLHAAIVTPSRTKLSLVGLCATALVIALLPLCTPGSYAIQSPGTWCFLKVQNPTAWPEMAFALLFSVLGLASLLASFLCNTFSGFILVRARLRGQRKCGHRRAKPHDIEMVVQLVGIMVVSCICWSPVLIFVILSVTNSHKSLNYDQLLLRGVHMAAWNQILDPWVYILLRRAVLRKLLAIFLRRPVPKGVYFGRWEASSFQSSERSVAAGRF from the exons ATGTTTGCCATCCATCCTTCCAATGCTTCCCAGGCACCACCTGCTACCCGCCAGGTAAACGTCTCCTCAAGCAACATGGGGCTGGAGAAGATGCCGGCAAATGATTCTTCCGCTGCTGCCCCCATTTTTTCGATGACCCTGGGTGTCGTCTCCAACATTGTGGCACTGGTGATCCTGGTACAGTCCTATGCCCGCTTCCGGCGTCGCTCCAAGGCCACCTTCCTGCTTTTTGCCAGCAGCCTGGTGATCACGGACCTTGCAGGCCATGTCATTCCGGGGTCTTTTGTGTTGCGTCTCTATGCCACAAGGCGCGGTTGGGCAGCCATGGACCCTTCTGGAGCACTCTGCCAGTTTTTTGGCGCCTCTATGGTGTTCTTTGGACTCTGCCCCCTCTTTCTGGGCTTCATCATGGCCGTAGAGCGCTGTGTGGGCATTACACGCCCTCTGTTGCACGCGGCCATAGTCACACCAAGCCGGACGAAACTTTCTCTGGTAGGGCTGTGCGCCACTGCCCTGGTCATTGCCCTGTTGCCACTCTGCACCCCTGGGAGCTATGCCATCCAGTCTCCAGGCACTTGGTGTTTCCTCAAGGTGCAAAACCCGACAGCCTGGCCTGAGATGGCCTTTGCCCTCCTCTTCTCCGTGCTGGGCTTGGCCTCGCTGCTAGCCTCCTTCCTCTGCAATACTTTCAGTGGATTTATCTTGGTGCGGGCCCGGCTCCGTGGACAGCGCAAATGTGGGCACCGGAGAGCCAAGCCCCATGACATTGAGATGGTTGTGCAGCTGGTGGGCATCATGGTGGTATCTTGCATCTGCTGGAGCCCTGTATTG ATCTTTGTTATTTTGTCTGTGACCAACTCTCACAAATCCTTGAATTACGACCAGCTGCTCTTACGTGGGGTGCACATGGCCGCCTGGAACCAGATCCTGGACCCTTGGGTCTATATCCTGCTACGGCGTGCAGTGCTGCGCAAGCTCCTTGCCATCTTTCTGAGGCGGCCTGTACCCAAGGGGGTCTACTTCGGCCGCTGGGAGGCCAGCTCTTTCCAAAGCTCTGAGCGGAGCGTTGCTGCTGGGCGTTTCTAG